The Microbacterium paraoxydans genome includes a window with the following:
- a CDS encoding MmgE/PrpD family protein, translated as MTVTHHVRVHASSENLVREDQLAWKIAEVAVDQVEVEQPVVDMIINRIIDNAAVAAASLTRAPIIAARAQAFSHPVSTGGAGANLFGTPLDRRTSPEWAAWANGVAVRELDYHDTFLAAEYSHPGDNIPPILAVAQHTGKDGRALVRGIATGYEIQMDLVRAICLHKHKIDHVAHLGPSAAAGIGTLLGLDVETIYQAVGQALHTTTATRQSRKGEISTWKAHAPAFAGKMAVEAVDRAMRGQTSPAPIYEGEDGVIAWMLDGKDAAYEVPLPAAGEAKRAILDSYTKEHSAEYQAQAWIDLARKLGTANPALRDPANIASIVLHTSHHTHYVIGSGANDPQKYDPTASRETLDHSIPYIFAVALQDGGWHHVDSYTPERAGRADTVALWHKITTAEDAEWTRRYHSEDPDEKAFGGRVEIRLTDGSTVVDEIAVADAHPLGARPFARENYIAKFRLLAEPVLEPAEIERFLELVQRLPELTAAEVAELSIVAKPGLLDDADAPAGLF; from the coding sequence ATGACCGTCACCCACCACGTCCGCGTGCACGCCAGCTCCGAGAACCTCGTCCGCGAGGATCAGCTCGCGTGGAAGATCGCCGAGGTCGCGGTCGACCAGGTCGAGGTCGAGCAGCCCGTCGTCGACATGATCATCAACCGCATCATCGACAACGCCGCCGTCGCCGCCGCCTCTCTCACCCGCGCGCCGATCATCGCCGCCCGCGCGCAGGCGTTCAGCCACCCCGTCTCGACGGGCGGGGCCGGCGCCAACCTGTTCGGAACGCCGCTCGACCGCCGCACCAGCCCGGAGTGGGCGGCCTGGGCGAACGGCGTGGCCGTGCGCGAGCTCGACTACCACGACACGTTCCTCGCCGCCGAGTACTCGCACCCGGGCGACAACATCCCGCCGATCCTCGCGGTCGCGCAGCACACCGGCAAGGACGGGCGCGCGCTCGTGCGCGGCATCGCCACCGGGTACGAGATCCAGATGGACCTCGTGCGCGCGATCTGCCTGCACAAGCACAAGATCGATCACGTCGCGCACCTCGGCCCGTCCGCCGCCGCCGGTATCGGCACGCTCCTCGGCCTCGACGTCGAGACGATCTACCAGGCGGTCGGACAGGCGCTGCACACCACGACCGCCACGCGTCAGAGCCGCAAGGGCGAGATCTCCACCTGGAAGGCGCACGCCCCGGCCTTCGCCGGGAAGATGGCCGTCGAGGCGGTCGACCGGGCGATGCGCGGACAGACGAGCCCCGCGCCGATCTACGAAGGCGAGGACGGCGTGATCGCCTGGATGCTCGACGGGAAGGACGCGGCCTACGAAGTGCCGCTGCCCGCCGCCGGCGAGGCCAAGCGCGCGATCCTCGACTCGTACACGAAGGAGCACTCCGCGGAGTACCAGGCGCAGGCGTGGATCGACCTCGCCCGCAAGCTCGGCACCGCGAACCCGGCCCTCCGCGACCCCGCGAACATCGCGTCGATCGTGCTGCACACCAGCCACCACACCCACTACGTGATCGGCTCGGGCGCGAACGACCCGCAGAAGTACGACCCGACGGCCTCCCGCGAGACGCTCGACCACTCCATCCCGTACATCTTCGCGGTGGCGCTGCAGGACGGCGGCTGGCACCACGTCGACTCCTACACGCCGGAGCGCGCCGGCCGGGCCGACACCGTCGCGCTGTGGCACAAGATCACCACGGCCGAGGACGCGGAATGGACCCGCCGCTACCACTCGGAGGACCCGGATGAGAAGGCCTTCGGCGGTCGCGTCGAGATCCGCCTCACCGACGGCTCGACCGTGGTCGACGAGATCGCCGTCGCCGACGCCCACCCCCTCGGCGCGCGCCCGTTCGCGCGGGAGAACTACATCGCCAAGTTCCGCCTGCTCGCGGAGCCCGTGCTCGAGCCCGCCGAGATCGAGCGGTTCCTCGAGCTCGTGCAGCGCCTGCCCGAGCTCACGGCCGCCGAGGTCGCCGAGCTCTCGATCGTCGCGAAGCCGGGTCTGCTCGACGACGCCGACGCCCCGGCGGGTCTGTTCTGA
- a CDS encoding MFS transporter produces the protein MSASDVTVKEVRSLVPARMDRLPWSRFHWMIVVGLGFSWILDGLEVQIVAANGYAQTLGMGPAEVGLAGTCYLLGQVFGALVFGRLADRLGRKNLFLLSLGVYLVGSAVAGLAFAPWFFYIWRFVAGAGIGGEYAAINSAIDEIIPAKYRGRVDIAINGTYWGGAALGAVANMFFLNTDILPADIGWRLSFFVGPILGLLIIWLRRHIPESPRWQMTHGREEEAERNVDGIEERIRKEGKTIEPVDESKAITVKEYGSVPFLVIAKVLFKKYPRRTLVGITMMVTQSFLYNAIFFTYALVLENFYDTPPASASQYFIVFAVGNLAGALILGHFFDTWGRRRMLFGTYVLAGLILLVSAFLFNAGVLNAGTHTAFWCASFFFASAGASAAYLTVSEIFPLELRSQVISYVFSIGQLVGAVAPVLYGALIGASAESGDRGPLFWGYVLGAAIMMFGGVVCGVFGVSAAGKSLEDIADPLSLVEPAKKGVTPGAESGS, from the coding sequence ATGTCCGCGTCCGACGTCACCGTCAAGGAGGTGCGGTCGCTCGTCCCCGCGCGCATGGACCGGCTCCCCTGGTCGCGCTTCCACTGGATGATCGTCGTCGGACTCGGGTTCTCCTGGATCCTCGACGGCCTCGAGGTGCAGATCGTCGCGGCCAACGGCTACGCGCAGACGCTGGGGATGGGCCCGGCCGAGGTCGGCCTCGCCGGCACCTGCTACCTGCTGGGCCAGGTGTTCGGCGCCCTCGTGTTCGGCCGTCTCGCCGATCGCCTCGGCCGCAAGAACCTCTTCCTGCTCTCGCTCGGGGTGTACCTCGTCGGGTCGGCCGTCGCGGGCCTCGCGTTCGCCCCCTGGTTCTTCTACATCTGGCGCTTCGTCGCCGGGGCGGGCATCGGCGGCGAGTACGCGGCCATCAACTCGGCCATCGACGAGATCATCCCCGCGAAGTACCGCGGCCGGGTCGACATCGCCATCAACGGCACCTACTGGGGTGGTGCGGCCCTCGGCGCCGTCGCCAACATGTTCTTCCTCAACACCGACATCCTCCCCGCCGACATCGGCTGGCGGCTGAGCTTCTTCGTCGGCCCGATCCTCGGCCTCCTCATCATCTGGCTGCGGCGGCACATCCCGGAGAGCCCGCGCTGGCAGATGACGCACGGCCGGGAGGAGGAGGCGGAGCGCAACGTCGACGGGATCGAGGAGCGCATCCGCAAGGAGGGCAAGACGATCGAGCCCGTCGACGAGAGCAAGGCCATCACGGTCAAGGAGTACGGCAGCGTCCCGTTCCTCGTGATCGCGAAGGTGCTGTTCAAGAAGTACCCGCGGCGCACGCTCGTCGGCATCACGATGATGGTCACGCAGTCCTTCCTCTACAACGCGATCTTCTTCACGTACGCGCTCGTGCTGGAGAACTTCTACGACACCCCGCCGGCATCCGCGTCGCAGTACTTCATCGTCTTCGCGGTGGGCAACCTCGCCGGCGCCCTCATCCTCGGCCACTTCTTCGACACGTGGGGTCGTCGGCGGATGCTGTTCGGCACCTACGTGCTCGCGGGACTGATCCTGCTCGTCAGCGCCTTCCTCTTCAACGCGGGCGTGCTGAATGCGGGCACGCACACGGCGTTCTGGTGTGCATCGTTCTTCTTCGCCTCGGCCGGGGCCTCCGCCGCGTATCTGACGGTGAGCGAGATCTTCCCGCTCGAACTGCGCAGCCAGGTGATCTCCTACGTCTTCTCGATCGGGCAGCTCGTCGGCGCGGTCGCCCCGGTGCTCTACGGCGCGCTGATCGGTGCGAGCGCGGAGTCCGGCGACCGCGGTCCGCTGTTCTGGGGCTACGTGCTCGGTGCGGCCATCATGATGTTCGGCGGTGTCGTGTGCGGCGTCTTCGGCGTCAGTGCCGCCGGGAAGTCGCTGGAGGACATCGCCGATCCGCTCTCGCTCGTGGAACCGGCGAAGAAGGGTGTCACCCCGGGCGCGGAGTCCGGCTCCTGA
- a CDS encoding CGNR zinc finger domain-containing protein, which yields MVFTDDTEDALRAAVWLANSAEDPDTLVDIDDEKAFLRVFPYTGRVDGDTVELDDLRALRSRLRAMLLAPRDEMAAHVNAALAEVRLTPRLVRHDELDWHLHGLADDRPLAERVLVETAMALIDVIRTDEGSRLTVCEDGTCQAIALDLSRNRSKRYCSTSCANRNAVAAYRARRAAG from the coding sequence ATGGTCTTCACCGATGACACAGAGGATGCGCTGCGCGCGGCGGTCTGGCTCGCGAACTCGGCGGAGGACCCGGACACCCTGGTCGACATCGACGACGAGAAGGCCTTCCTTCGGGTGTTCCCGTACACGGGACGGGTCGACGGGGACACGGTGGAGCTCGACGACCTCCGCGCTCTGCGGTCGCGCCTCCGCGCCATGCTGCTCGCTCCGCGCGACGAGATGGCCGCACACGTCAACGCCGCTCTCGCCGAGGTGCGCCTGACCCCGCGGCTCGTGCGCCACGACGAGCTGGACTGGCACCTGCACGGGCTCGCCGACGATCGCCCGCTCGCCGAACGGGTGCTCGTGGAGACCGCGATGGCCCTGATCGACGTCATCCGCACGGACGAGGGCTCTCGCCTCACCGTCTGCGAAGACGGGACATGCCAGGCGATCGCCCTCGACCTCTCCCGCAACCGCTCCAAGCGCTACTGCTCGACGAGCTGCGCCAATCGCAACGCCGTGGCGGCGTACCGCGCCCGCCGCGCCGCCGGCTGA
- a CDS encoding GntR family transcriptional regulator has product MVLPVERTSMGDRAYAALLDGIQSGELPAGYVLGEVEQAERLGVSRTPLREALRRLAADGLVVQQSPRVTVVADLDADDIRSLFEIRRALEETSARLAAVRGDADRFAALAAEFAHVDLTRAEGRDAYYALIARFDAALDDAVANDYIAAALRTVRTHLVRVRRMARDKPARLAASAAEHRTIAEALAARDGDLAAHATHVHLHNALTGILDSLPDSEGHS; this is encoded by the coding sequence ATGGTCCTCCCTGTCGAGCGCACGTCCATGGGCGATCGCGCCTATGCGGCGCTCCTCGACGGCATCCAGTCCGGGGAGCTGCCGGCCGGATACGTGCTCGGCGAGGTGGAGCAGGCCGAGCGCCTGGGTGTGAGCCGGACGCCGCTGCGGGAGGCTCTGCGTCGCCTGGCCGCCGACGGTCTGGTCGTGCAGCAGTCGCCCCGCGTCACCGTCGTCGCCGACCTCGACGCCGACGACATCCGGTCCCTGTTCGAGATCCGCCGCGCGCTGGAGGAGACCTCCGCCCGGCTCGCCGCCGTCCGGGGTGACGCCGACCGGTTCGCCGCGCTCGCCGCGGAGTTCGCGCACGTGGACCTCACCAGGGCGGAGGGCCGCGATGCCTACTACGCCCTGATCGCGCGATTCGATGCGGCCCTCGACGATGCCGTCGCCAACGACTACATCGCTGCGGCGCTGCGCACGGTCCGCACCCACCTCGTCCGCGTGCGGCGCATGGCGCGGGACAAGCCCGCCCGGCTCGCCGCCTCCGCCGCCGAGCACCGCACGATCGCCGAGGCGCTCGCCGCCCGCGACGGCGACCTCGCCGCCCATGCCACGCACGTGCACCTGCACAACGCGCTCACCGGCATCCTCGACTCCCTCCCCGACAGCGAAGGACACTCATGA
- the prpB gene encoding methylisocitrate lyase, whose product MLYSTTTPAEKRRLFRERLASGELLRFPGAFNPLSARLIEEKGFEGVYISGAVLSADLGLPDIGLTTLTEVAGRAKQIARMTELPAIVDADTGFGEPMNVARTIQELEDAGLAGTHIEDQINPKRCGHLDGKAVVDEDTAIKRIRAAADARRDENFLIMARTDIRAIEGLEAAIDRAKALVDAGADAIFPEAMRTIGEFEAMAAALDVPILANMTEFGKSELFSVDALRDAGVRMVIWPVSLLRIAMGAAGRALDTLNDEGHLTSKLGEMQHRADLYELIDYESYNHFDSGVFNFTLDNTGR is encoded by the coding sequence ATGCTGTACTCCACCACGACGCCCGCCGAGAAGCGGCGCCTGTTCCGGGAGCGGCTCGCCTCGGGGGAGCTGCTGCGGTTCCCCGGCGCGTTCAACCCGCTGAGCGCCCGGCTCATCGAGGAGAAGGGGTTCGAGGGCGTCTACATCTCGGGCGCCGTGCTCTCCGCGGACCTCGGGCTGCCGGACATCGGCCTCACCACGCTCACCGAGGTCGCCGGGCGCGCGAAGCAGATCGCCCGCATGACCGAGCTGCCCGCGATCGTCGACGCCGACACCGGCTTCGGCGAGCCGATGAACGTCGCCCGCACGATCCAGGAGCTCGAAGACGCGGGCCTCGCCGGCACCCACATCGAGGACCAGATCAACCCGAAGCGCTGCGGACACCTCGACGGCAAGGCCGTGGTGGACGAGGACACCGCGATCAAGCGGATCCGCGCGGCCGCCGACGCCCGCCGCGACGAGAACTTCCTGATCATGGCGCGTACCGACATCCGTGCGATCGAGGGGCTGGAGGCGGCGATCGACCGGGCCAAGGCGCTCGTCGATGCGGGGGCGGACGCGATCTTCCCCGAGGCCATGCGCACGATCGGCGAGTTCGAGGCCATGGCCGCGGCGCTGGACGTGCCGATCCTCGCGAACATGACCGAGTTCGGCAAGAGCGAGCTGTTCTCCGTCGACGCTCTCCGCGATGCCGGGGTGCGCATGGTCATCTGGCCGGTGTCGCTGCTGCGGATCGCGATGGGGGCGGCGGGCCGCGCGCTCGATACGCTGAACGACGAGGGGCACCTGACCTCGAAGCTCGGGGAGATGCAGCACCGCGCCGACCTCTACGAGCTGATCGACTACGAGTCGTACAACCACTTCGACTCGGGCGTCTTCAACTTCACACTCGACAACACCGGTCGCTGA
- a CDS encoding EamA family transporter gives MSTVADDTPRTRTGVRLGLPLAVAAAFAFGSSGAWARGLIDAGWTPGAAVTVRVWVAALVLLVPTVLALRGRWRALRQNAGMVAAYGLLAVAATQLCYFQAVAVMDVGIALLIEYTAPVAVLLWLWLRRGERPTRRSILGAGIAFVGLVLMLDIVTGAQVDVIGVLWALGAMVGAASYFVLSARADTGIPPIALAGSGLLLGAVGLSLAALIGVLPFAWTTADVDYRFGAVPWFVPVLAIGVIATALAYVLGIVSTRMLGSRLASFVALAEVVAALLFGWLLLGQLPGPLQALGGVLVLAGVVVVKLGEPRPAP, from the coding sequence ATGAGCACGGTGGCTGATGACACTCCGCGCACCCGGACCGGGGTGCGCCTCGGCCTGCCGCTCGCTGTCGCCGCCGCCTTCGCGTTCGGCTCCTCCGGGGCGTGGGCGCGCGGACTCATCGATGCGGGGTGGACACCGGGGGCCGCCGTCACTGTGCGGGTCTGGGTCGCGGCGCTCGTGCTGCTCGTCCCCACGGTCCTCGCGCTCCGTGGGCGGTGGCGTGCTCTCCGGCAGAACGCGGGGATGGTCGCCGCCTACGGCCTCCTCGCGGTCGCGGCCACCCAGCTCTGCTACTTCCAGGCCGTCGCGGTGATGGACGTCGGGATCGCGCTGCTCATCGAGTACACCGCCCCGGTCGCGGTGCTCCTCTGGCTGTGGCTGCGCCGGGGCGAGCGTCCCACGCGGCGCAGCATCCTCGGTGCGGGCATCGCCTTCGTCGGGCTCGTCCTCATGCTCGACATCGTCACCGGGGCGCAGGTGGACGTGATCGGTGTCCTCTGGGCGCTCGGGGCGATGGTGGGGGCCGCGAGCTACTTCGTGCTGTCCGCCCGGGCGGACACCGGGATCCCGCCGATCGCCCTCGCGGGCAGTGGGCTGCTGCTCGGCGCCGTGGGTCTGAGCCTCGCCGCGCTCATCGGCGTGCTGCCGTTCGCGTGGACGACGGCCGACGTCGACTACCGGTTCGGCGCGGTGCCGTGGTTCGTGCCGGTCCTCGCGATCGGCGTGATCGCCACGGCCCTCGCGTACGTGCTCGGCATCGTCTCGACACGGATGCTCGGCTCCCGGCTGGCCTCGTTCGTCGCGCTCGCCGAGGTCGTGGCGGCCCTGCTCTTCGGCTGGCTCCTGCTCGGGCAGCTCCCCGGCCCGCTGCAGGCCCTCGGGGGCGTGCTCGTGCTCGCCGGCGTGGTCGTGGTCAAGCTCGGCGAGCCCCGCCCCGCCCCCTGA